Below is a window of Ralstonia nicotianae DNA.
TGCTCGATCGTCGGCACCACGTCGCCGGTCTGGAACTGGCGCGCGGACAGGTTGACCGCCATGCGGAAGTCGTAGCCCAGCGCCTGATACCACTCCACGGCCTGCTCGCAGGCGCGGCGCAGCACCCACTCGCCGATCGGCACGATCAGCCCGGTCTCTTCGGCCACCGGGATGAACTCCGCCGGCGACACCGCCCCCAGCTTGACGCTGTTCCAGCGCAGCAGCGCCTCGGCGCCGACGATGCGATGGCTGGCCAGGTCGTACTTGGGCTGGTAGACGAGCTGCAGCTCGCTGTTGTCGCGCGCGTCGCGCAGCGCGGTTTCCAGCAGGTAGCGGCGCTGCAGGCGGGCATTGAGCTCGGCCGTGTAGAACTGCGCGCGGTTGCGGCCGTTCTGCTTGGCGCGGTACATCGCCGCGTCCGCCGAGCGCAGCAGGTCGGAGCCGGAGATGCCGTCGTGCGGATACAGCGCCACGCCGATCGACACGCCCAGGTAATAGCGCCCATTGACGGTATCGAACGGCTCGCGCATGGCCGCCAGCAGGCGCTCGGCCAGCTGCGCGATGCGCTTGCCCTCGACGCGCTGCTCGATCAGGATGACGAACTCGTCGCCGCCCAGCCGGGCGATCACGTCGCCGGGGCCGATGCAGTCGGTCAGGCGCGCGGCGGCGCTCTGCAGCAGGGTGTCGCCGCAGGCATGGCCGGCGGTGTCGTTGACGCTCTTGAAGCGGTCCAGGTCCAGGAAGAACAGGGCCAGCTCGCGGCTCTCGTCGCGGGCACGCTCGATGGCGCTGTCCAGGTGGGCGATGAAGAAGCTGCGGTTGGTCAGCCCGGTCAGCGCATCGTGCGAGGCCAGATGGCGCAAGCGCTGCTCGGCGCGCTTGAAATCGGTGATATCGGCGAACGACAGCATGATGCTGGACGGTGCCGCATCGCCATGGCGACGGATCGGGATGATGTTCATCCGGGCCCAGATCAGCTCGCCGGTCTTCAGCAGCAGGCCGTAGATGCGTCCGAGGATGGCTTCGCCGCTCTGCCGCACCAGCTTCGAGGGCAGCACGTCGAGCGCGACATCCTTGCCGTGCTCGTCGACCACGCGCTGCATCATGTCGAACCGGTTGCGCCCGACCAGTTGCCCCGGACGCACGCGCAGGATGCGCTCGGCGCTGGCATTGGCCGCCAGCACCACGCCGTCCAGCGTCTGGATCAGCACGCCTTCGTTGAGGTGCGAGACCGCCAGCCGGTAGCGCTCCTCGCTCTCGGCCAGGCCGCGCTCGGTGGCGTCCTTCTGGATGGCGACGCCGGCCAGGTGCGTGACGTCGTCGAGGAATTGCTGCTCGTCCTCGGTCGGCAGGCAGGACTGGCGATGGAACAGCGCCAGCACGCCCAGTTTGTCGCCGCGCGAAGCGCGGATCGGCAGCGCCCAGGCGGAGGCGAAGCCGGCGGCAAGCGCCGCCGTGCGGTCATGCTGCGAGCGCGGGTCGGTGGCGATATCGCCGATCAGCGCGGCATCGCCCAGATACGCCGCGCAGCCGCAGGCGCCGGCATCGGGGCCGATGGGCGAGCCCTCCAGCGTGGTGGCATAGGCGGCCGGCAGCGTGGGCGCCGCGGCCACGCCCAGCGTCTGGCGCTCGGCATCGAGCAGCAGCACGGCCGACATCGCGTTCGGATAGACCTGCTCGACATACAGGCACAGATGGCGCAGCACGGTCGACAGCGAAGCATTGGAAGCGAGTTGCGCAAGCACGGCATTCTCCGAGGCCAGCAGGCGGCGCGCGTGCAGGGCCTCTGCGCGGGCCTGCACGGCATTGCGTTCGAGCGCATGGCGCGAACCCGCCTCGCGCAGGACGAGCATCACCGCCGGCTGCCCGGCATGCGTGCAGCGCGCGGCTTCGCTGGTGACCAGCACGTGGGTGAAATCGGCACGCACCAGGCGATGTTCGATGGGGTCGGCAGGCACGCTGCCGGCGGCAGCGCGCGACAGGCTCGGCATGACCAGCCCGACGTCGTCCGGATGGATCACGCTGGTGAGCGCCACGCCGGCCAGCCACTCGGGCACCGGCGCGGCCAGCAGATGCGTGGCGGCCTGGTTGCCCTGGACGATGCGCCCGTCGACCACCACCAGCACGGCATCGGCCGACAGGCGCGCGAGCGTATCGAACTCCACCGCGTCCGCCAGCGCGGCGGCGAGGGGCGGATCCACCGGGCGCACCACGGGCTCCGATACGAGGACAGCGTCGACAGGATAGGCACCAGCGTGGGCCGGGGTGAAACGGGTCATCGGGGTGGTGATTGCGTGAACTGCATGACTGCCCCAGGCGCGAAAGCGCGCCCGATCCGATCATGAACGGCAGCCCGGCCCGAAACTGTAGCGCAGCAGCGGAAAACCCTGCTGAGGATGTGACGGACACACCGACATGCGGTGTGCGCGGGCAAAGAAAACCCGCGCTCAGTTGACGAGGCGCGGGTTGAAGTCTCTGGACCGTGTCGATCTGTTCCAGAGAGGAGAACCGTCGCATGAGCGGGCAGCCGATACACCGGCCAACCACGACTCCACGCTTTGAATGATAGTTGTCTGCTGCCAAAAACAAAGGGCGGAAAAAGCGGGGAAACCCTTCCCTTTTTCCTGACCGCGGCCGGCCGTGGTCCGCCATCGCGGCGCATCCCGCCTGGCGGTCGGGCGCGCGGTCCGCAGCGACGTGCGGGTGAAATATCCCTGGCCTATATTGGTGGGTCAGGCGGCATCGGCCAAGGCTCCGGAGGGGCCGGCAACGTCCGGACCCCGTTCCATTTTGCGCAGACAACATCACGCCATGCGCTGACATCCCATCAAGTTTCCCGCACGCGCGCCGTTAATGCCGGCAACAGGTGCCATCCGCACGAAGGCACCTCGAAGTCATTGCAACCGGTTTCGCATGCCGTCACTCTCACCGACTTCTTCAACTTTCCGCCGGCGCGCCGCGCGCACGCTGATCGCGATGACCGTGCTCGCCGCGCTGGTGGCGCTACCGCGTGCGCGCGCCTCCACCACGCAGCCCGCGTCCGACGTTACGCCGGCCGCCGCCAGCACGGTCACGGCATCCGCGCCGGCTGCCGGCAAAAACCCCACCTGCCAGGCCATCATGCAGCGCCTGTCCGGCAGCCTGGCCGGCACGCCCAGCCAGATCGGCGGAAAAAAAACGGCGGCCGTGCTCGTCGATGTCGACAAGGCCGGCGTGACGATGGCGTGCAGCCATTCGGACGCCGTGGCGATCCCCGTACCCGCCGGCGCCAAGACGCGATGACACCGGTCCGCTGGCGGGCCGTCCTGGCGGCGATGCTCCTGGTTGCAGTGCATGGCGCCCCTGCTGCCGGGCCCCGCACGGACCGGTGGATCGCCCTGCCGACGCAGCCCGATAGCCGCGCCTTGCTCGATGCCGCCAGCGTGCAGCGGATGCCGAGCGGCCCGGTGAGTGCATGGGTGCGCGTGGAAACCCGCACCCCGAACAGCACGCGCGCGCTGCGGCGCATGTTCGGCGCCGTGCGCGGCGACACGGCGGATTTTCTCTACACCATCGACTGCCGCACCCGGCAGTACGCCGTCTCGAGCGCCAAGCTGTACCAGGGCACGCTGATGCTCGGCGAGAAGCGCTTCGGCAACGACGCGGGCTGGCAGCCCATCGACGGCGCCAGCCTCGCGGCAGCGGTGGCGCACCACCTCTGCGCGGGCTGACGGCACGACCGCCCCGCCCCGCGCGCGCCATCCGTTGGTAACATCGGAACGTGCGCCCCACCTCCACGCCTCTCCCGGCCGATCCCCGCGTGACCGCAGACGCCAGCGTCTTCGGCACGCTCACGCGCGGCTCGCGCGCCACGCTGGAACGGGTGGCCGACCTGGGCGACGGCGTCACCGCCGCCATCTGGCGCAACGAGCATACCGAGGCGCGCTATGTCCAGCCCGGACACCACACGCTGTCGGTCTACCTGCAAGGCGGCTACACCACGCACCGGCAAGACCAGCCGCACCGGTTCGGCGCGCCGGGACGCGTCTGCATGCTGCCGGCCGAGCACGAATCGGCATGGGTGATCGAGCAGCCGATGCGCTTCGTGCATCTGTATTTCGCGCCCGAGGCGCTGGCCGGCCATGCCGTGCGCCTGCTCGACGCGGAGCCGCGGCTGTTCACCCTGCACGACCGCACATTCATCGAAGATCCGCACCTCGCGCAGTGGTGCACCCGCATCGCCGGGCTCGACTGGATCGACCTCGACGACCGCATGCTCGCCAACGCGCTGGCGAGCGACGCGCTGTCCCACCTGGTGCGCACACAGGGGCGCACCCGCGCCCTGCCGGTGCGCGGCGGCCTGGCGCCGCATGTGTGCCGGCGCATCGCTGCCATGATCGATGCCTCGCTGCAGTTGCCGCTGTCGATCGGTGCGCTGGCGCGCGAGGCAAACCTGTCCGAATTCCATTTCGCGCGCATGTTCCGCGTGTCGTTCGGGATCGCACCGCACGAGTGGGTCATGCAGCGCCGGCTGGCCCGCGCCCGCGATCTGCTGCGCCACACCGCGCTGCCGCTGGTTGCGATTGCCGACCGATGCGGCTTCGCCAGCCCCGCCCACTTCAGCCGGCGCTTTGCCGCCCATGCGGGGGTATCGCCGTCGCGCTACCGGCAGGCATGGCAGGGCGATGCCCATGCCGCGACCGATTTCATCCGTTGCCCAGGAGACCCTCATGCTTGCGCTGCGCCCCGGCTGTGAATGCTGCGACCGCGACCTGCCGCCCGACTCCACCGAGGCGCGCATCTGCACCTACGAGTGCACCTTCTGCGCAGACTGCGCGGAGAACCGGCTGCATGGCCTCTGCCCCAACTGCGGCGGCGAACTGGTCAGGCGCCCGCGCAGGCCGGCGGCCATGCTGGCCAGGCACCCAGCGTCCACCGAGCGCATCCATCGCCCGGAAGGCTGTCGGAACGCTGCCTGATCAACCTGACAGGATGCGTGCGCCGGCCGGACCGGGGACGCACGGAAACGAACGATCGCATTTTTTTGACAGCGGCTGCGGCTGCGGCTGCGGCTGAAGGCGGCAGGCGGCAGGCGGCAGGCGGCAGGCGGCAGGCGGCAGGCAGCGCCTAGCGTTTTCCACGATGGAGCCGGCGTGCGCAGCGCAGTAGCTTGGAAGCGGGTTCCCCGTGGAGAGTGCCATGTTCACCCACATCCTGCTGCCCACTGATGGCTCATCCCAGTGCACCAAGGCGATCGACGGGGCGCTGAAGCTCGCGCACGCCGCTGGCTGCCGCCTGACGGCCTATACCTGCATCGAAGACTTCCCGAGCATGGCGTACTCGGGCGGCGCCGGCGAATGCCCCTACTCGCACTACATGGAGCAGGTGCAGGGCTACGCCAAGGACTGTATCGACCGCATCGCCGAGCGCGCGCGGGAAGAAGGCGTTGAATTCGACAGCGACGTCACGCAGTTTGCCGAGCCTTACCTCGGCATCCTGGACGCGGCGCGCCGGCATGCGTGCGATGTCATCTTCATGGCGTCGCATGGACATCGCAGCCTGACGGGCCGCCTGCTGATCGGCAACGAAACGCGCAAGGTACTCACGTACGCGCACATTCCGGTCGTGGTGTACCGCTAGCCCCCGGCCGGGTCTCGTCTCGGACCCGGCCTTCGGGCGCCGCGGGCCGTGCCGTTCAGCCGCGGCGCACGATTACATCATCGGCTGCGGCGGCGGGCCGGCTTCTTCCTCCATCGCGGCCACGCGCTGGGCTTCGCGATCGCTGATCTGCTTGCGCTGCTCGGGCGTCAGCAGTTGCAGGATCTTCGCGTCGGCCTGCGCGCGCAGTTGCGTCTCGCGGGCGACGGCGCGGCCCAGCGCATCGGTCAGGGCGCGGCTGCGCGCTTCGTCGTACTGCCCGGACACCACCATCTCACGCAGGTCGCGGCGGGCATGCTCGATCGCCTTGCGCTGCTCGCGCAGTTCCGGCATCTGGGCGTATTCGATCGCGAAGACCTTGTCACGCTGCGCTTCGGTCAGCTTCAGGCCGTGCAGGAAGAGGCCGCCATGATGCGGGCCCATGAAGCCGGGGCCACCCGGCATGTGCGGCATGCCGTGCGGCGCCATCGGCGGACGGGGCGAAGCCTCGGGCGCGGAGCTCTGCGCATAGGCGACGGCACAGGACAGCAGCAGCCCGGCGGCAACGGCGGCCAGACTGCGACGGGGAGTAACAGCAAACATGGTTTTGACTCCTAGCGAGATCACTAGCCGGAAGGCTCCGGCGATGCATTCACTGTAGCCGCCGGCCCTGCCCCAAAGGTGGGAGAACGGTGAAGTCTTCTTGAAAAGCTGTGACTGCCGGCAACCCGCGCCCCATCAGGCATCGAGCCGATAGCCGACGCCATAGACCGAGTGGATCAGCTCCGTGCCGGGGCTCACCAGCTCCATCTTGCGGCGCAGGTTCTTGACGTGCGTATCGACGGTGCGGTCGGTGACCACGCGGTGGTCGTCGTAGATCTGCTCCAGCAGGTTGGCGCGCGACAGGATGCGGCCCGGCGCGTTGGCCAGCGCGCTCAGCAGGCGGAACTCCACCGGCGTGAGATCGAGCCGCTGGCCGCGCAGCGTGGCCGAATAGGCGGTGTTGTCGATCTGCAGGAGACTGTCGGACTGCGCGCCGCTGCGCTGCACGCGGCGCAGGATGGTCTTGATGCGCGCGACCAGCTCGCGCGGGCTGAACGGCTTGCAGATGTAGTCGTCCGCGCCCAGCTCGAGCCCCAGCAGCCGGTCGATTTCTTCCACGCGCGCGGTCACCATGACGATGGGCAGGTCGCTGAAAGCGCGCACCTCGCGGCAGATCTCCAGCCCGTCCTTGCCGGGCAGCATCAGGTCCAGCAGCACCAGCTCGGGGGAGGTCTCGCGCACGCGCTGCACGGCGCGGGTGCCGTCATCCACCCACTCGGTCTCGTAGTGGGCGGCGCGCAGATAGTCCGCCATCAGCGCGGCGAGCTTGGGTTCGTCTTCAACGATCAGGATCATGGTCAGCAACAGAGGAGTTGGCAGCCGGCAGGCGGATCGCAATCCACAGCCCGCCCAGCGGTGAAGGTCTGGCGTCGATGGTGCCACCGTGCGTCTGCACGATAGTCTGGCACAGGCTCAGGCCCAGCCCGGCCCCGCCTTGCGCGCGGCCCCGGGAAGGATCGGCGCGGAACAGCCGGTCGAACACACGCGGCAGCATCGCCTCCGGCACGCCCGGCGCGCTGTCCTGCACGTCCAGGCACCACCACGCGCCTGCGCGATGGACGTGGATGCGCAGCGTGCCGCCCGCGTCGGTATAGCGCAGCGTGTTCTCCAGCAGGTTCTGCATCAGCTGGCGCAGGCG
It encodes the following:
- a CDS encoding sensor domain-containing protein produces the protein MTRFTPAHAGAYPVDAVLVSEPVVRPVDPPLAAALADAVEFDTLARLSADAVLVVVDGRIVQGNQAATHLLAAPVPEWLAGVALTSVIHPDDVGLVMPSLSRAAAGSVPADPIEHRLVRADFTHVLVTSEAARCTHAGQPAVMLVLREAGSRHALERNAVQARAEALHARRLLASENAVLAQLASNASLSTVLRHLCLYVEQVYPNAMSAVLLLDAERQTLGVAAAPTLPAAYATTLEGSPIGPDAGACGCAAYLGDAALIGDIATDPRSQHDRTAALAAGFASAWALPIRASRGDKLGVLALFHRQSCLPTEDEQQFLDDVTHLAGVAIQKDATERGLAESEERYRLAVSHLNEGVLIQTLDGVVLAANASAERILRVRPGQLVGRNRFDMMQRVVDEHGKDVALDVLPSKLVRQSGEAILGRIYGLLLKTGELIWARMNIIPIRRHGDAAPSSIMLSFADITDFKRAEQRLRHLASHDALTGLTNRSFFIAHLDSAIERARDESRELALFFLDLDRFKSVNDTAGHACGDTLLQSAAARLTDCIGPGDVIARLGGDEFVILIEQRVEGKRIAQLAERLLAAMREPFDTVNGRYYLGVSIGVALYPHDGISGSDLLRSADAAMYRAKQNGRNRAQFYTAELNARLQRRYLLETALRDARDNSELQLVYQPKYDLASHRIVGAEALLRWNSVKLGAVSPAEFIPVAEETGLIVPIGEWVLRRACEQAVEWYQALGYDFRMAVNLSARQFQTGDVVPTIEQTLAETGLPPTALEVEITESLLMGGADEVRPMFDALTAQGIRISIDDFGTGYSSLSYLQRFPISNVKIDRSFILGIPGDPDSVALTEAIVAMARALGMTVTAEGVEDADQVEFLAKAGCQEIQGYYIGKPVTAEGFDRLLRAHLAVVDAGVRTAAG
- a CDS encoding universal stress protein — protein: MFTHILLPTDGSSQCTKAIDGALKLAHAAGCRLTAYTCIEDFPSMAYSGGAGECPYSHYMEQVQGYAKDCIDRIAERAREEGVEFDSDVTQFAEPYLGILDAARRHACDVIFMASHGHRSLTGRLLIGNETRKVLTYAHIPVVVYR
- a CDS encoding Spy/CpxP family protein refolding chaperone; this encodes MFAVTPRRSLAAVAAGLLLSCAVAYAQSSAPEASPRPPMAPHGMPHMPGGPGFMGPHHGGLFLHGLKLTEAQRDKVFAIEYAQMPELREQRKAIEHARRDLREMVVSGQYDEARSRALTDALGRAVARETQLRAQADAKILQLLTPEQRKQISDREAQRVAAMEEEAGPPPQPMM
- a CDS encoding helix-turn-helix domain-containing protein codes for the protein MRPTSTPLPADPRVTADASVFGTLTRGSRATLERVADLGDGVTAAIWRNEHTEARYVQPGHHTLSVYLQGGYTTHRQDQPHRFGAPGRVCMLPAEHESAWVIEQPMRFVHLYFAPEALAGHAVRLLDAEPRLFTLHDRTFIEDPHLAQWCTRIAGLDWIDLDDRMLANALASDALSHLVRTQGRTRALPVRGGLAPHVCRRIAAMIDASLQLPLSIGALAREANLSEFHFARMFRVSFGIAPHEWVMQRRLARARDLLRHTALPLVAIADRCGFASPAHFSRRFAAHAGVSPSRYRQAWQGDAHAATDFIRCPGDPHACAAPRL
- a CDS encoding DUF1272 domain-containing protein: MLALRPGCECCDRDLPPDSTEARICTYECTFCADCAENRLHGLCPNCGGELVRRPRRPAAMLARHPASTERIHRPEGCRNAA
- a CDS encoding surface-adhesin E family protein, which gives rise to MTPVRWRAVLAAMLLVAVHGAPAAGPRTDRWIALPTQPDSRALLDAASVQRMPSGPVSAWVRVETRTPNSTRALRRMFGAVRGDTADFLYTIDCRTRQYAVSSAKLYQGTLMLGEKRFGNDAGWQPIDGASLAAAVAHHLCAG
- a CDS encoding response regulator; this translates as MILIVEDEPKLAALMADYLRAAHYETEWVDDGTRAVQRVRETSPELVLLDLMLPGKDGLEICREVRAFSDLPIVMVTARVEEIDRLLGLELGADDYICKPFSPRELVARIKTILRRVQRSGAQSDSLLQIDNTAYSATLRGQRLDLTPVEFRLLSALANAPGRILSRANLLEQIYDDHRVVTDRTVDTHVKNLRRKMELVSPGTELIHSVYGVGYRLDA